One stretch of Mycobacteriales bacterium DNA includes these proteins:
- a CDS encoding zinc-ribbon domain-containing protein: protein MNCTYCGAAIPAGAATCPGCGAALAGGARTMTTHPTTSIEESPARAGAVLPLGGNAEATSDVRDSTLVIWGLVIAA from the coding sequence ATGAACTGCACCTACTGCGGAGCGGCGATCCCGGCCGGCGCCGCCACTTGTCCGGGATGCGGCGCGGCGTTGGCCGGCGGTGCGCGGACGATGACGACTCACCCGACGACGAGCATCGAGGAGAGCCCGGCCCGCGCTGGCGCCGTCCTGCCGCTGGGCGGGAACGCGGAGGCCACCTCCGACGTACGCGACAGCACGCTGGTCATCTGGGGCTTGGTGATCGCCGC